From Streptomyces sp. NBC_01460, a single genomic window includes:
- a CDS encoding SDR family NAD(P)-dependent oxidoreductase, protein MSAPTPRTALLIGAAGGILTEVSRRLAEEGHTLVLFDRDPEALGRLAEELAEITKVEAVVGDITDIPAAERQLTDIVDRFAPSVLVNGVGGDTRVINYADLTAAHFDQSFLENVVSSWIAVKVCAPRMAADGYGRIVNFASAGGRTYSHFNNAAYVASKAAVIGMTKQMAYELAADGVVLNVVAHGPIATERVAGAWERRDPAQKEAVLSRLPMGRMGTVAEAVGSVLHLCSESAGYSTGSVIDINGGLYM, encoded by the coding sequence ATGTCCGCACCCACCCCCCGCACCGCCCTGCTGATCGGCGCCGCCGGAGGCATCCTCACAGAGGTCTCCCGCAGGCTCGCCGAGGAAGGCCACACACTCGTCCTGTTCGACCGGGACCCGGAGGCCCTGGGCCGGCTCGCCGAGGAGCTGGCGGAGATCACGAAGGTCGAGGCCGTCGTCGGTGACATCACCGACATCCCGGCCGCGGAGCGCCAGTTGACCGACATCGTCGACCGGTTCGCCCCGTCGGTCCTCGTCAACGGGGTCGGCGGCGACACCCGGGTGATCAACTACGCCGACCTGACCGCGGCCCACTTCGACCAGTCGTTCCTGGAGAACGTGGTCAGCAGCTGGATAGCGGTCAAGGTGTGCGCCCCGCGCATGGCCGCCGACGGCTACGGCCGCATCGTCAACTTCGCCTCGGCGGGCGGCCGTACCTACAGCCACTTCAACAACGCCGCGTACGTCGCGTCCAAGGCCGCCGTGATCGGCATGACCAAGCAGATGGCGTACGAGCTCGCGGCCGACGGCGTCGTCCTCAACGTCGTCGCCCACGGCCCGATCGCGACCGAGCGGGTCGCCGGCGCCTGGGAGCGGCGCGACCCGGCGCAGAAGGAGGCCGTGCTGTCCAGGCTGCCGATGGGGCGCATGGGCACCGTGGCGGAGGCGGTCGGCAGCGTGCTCCACCTCTGCTCGGAGAGCGCCGGCTACTCGACCGGTTCGGTCATCGACATCAACGGCGGCCTCTACATGTGA
- a CDS encoding MFS transporter, translating into MNLPKAFWLLWFGQTASRLGTLAPAFLVLYLEDNGLVAPGTTPLVVGLFGAGVVLSGLVGGAVADLIGPRRTIVAAQPVAAVAALLFALADHVVVLCALSLITGFLSSVDRPAGAGLISSIVPKEQFSKAYSLFLVGFNIGMSLSPVLSGFLLEVSPTALFVVWAASSLVYAALVFAVPADPPPVRGSDRPTGLPAALRSSARDIAEPFRTPVLVAFLLLTFLLACVYLQVNSALPLDMRGSGLTSGNIGFVLAVNAVLSILLLPLVPRLVGGMRAHVPLILAAGFMALGFGANVFAHSMISFTLATVVWTLGEVLWAPMSATFIVDRAPAGRIGTYQGSYFFAWNAAFVIGGPAGLALAHTRGYGALWMSVLALGLAVALGFALLPRLAGFGAGSGSGATPRTPTDTTTLTPKTR; encoded by the coding sequence ATGAACCTCCCCAAAGCGTTCTGGCTGCTGTGGTTCGGGCAGACCGCCAGCCGGCTCGGGACGCTCGCCCCCGCCTTCCTCGTCCTCTACCTGGAGGACAACGGGCTCGTGGCCCCCGGCACGACCCCCCTCGTCGTCGGCCTCTTCGGAGCCGGTGTGGTGCTGTCCGGGCTGGTGGGAGGGGCGGTCGCCGATCTCATCGGGCCGCGCCGCACCATCGTCGCCGCCCAGCCGGTCGCCGCCGTGGCGGCCCTGTTGTTCGCCCTCGCCGACCACGTGGTCGTGCTGTGCGCGCTGTCGCTGATCACCGGCTTCCTCTCGTCGGTCGACCGGCCGGCCGGAGCCGGGCTGATCTCCTCGATCGTCCCGAAGGAGCAGTTCTCGAAGGCGTACAGCCTCTTCCTGGTGGGCTTCAACATCGGGATGTCGCTGAGTCCGGTGCTCTCCGGGTTCCTTCTCGAAGTCAGCCCCACCGCCCTCTTCGTGGTCTGGGCGGCGTCCAGCCTGGTCTACGCGGCCCTGGTCTTCGCCGTACCCGCCGATCCGCCGCCGGTGCGGGGCTCCGACCGGCCCACCGGGCTCCCGGCCGCCCTCAGGTCGTCCGCGCGTGACATCGCCGAGCCGTTCCGCACCCCCGTCCTGGTCGCCTTCCTCCTGCTGACCTTCCTGCTGGCCTGCGTCTACCTCCAGGTCAACTCCGCGCTCCCGCTGGACATGCGGGGCAGTGGACTGACCAGCGGGAACATCGGGTTCGTCCTCGCGGTCAACGCGGTGCTCTCCATCCTGCTGCTGCCCCTCGTGCCCCGCCTCGTCGGCGGGATGCGGGCCCACGTCCCGCTGATCCTGGCGGCCGGGTTCATGGCGCTCGGCTTCGGCGCCAACGTCTTCGCCCACAGCATGATCTCCTTCACGCTCGCCACCGTCGTGTGGACGCTCGGAGAGGTCCTGTGGGCCCCGATGTCCGCGACCTTCATCGTGGACCGGGCCCCCGCCGGACGCATCGGCACCTACCAGGGCTCGTACTTCTTCGCCTGGAACGCCGCGTTCGTCATCGGTGGCCCCGCAGGGCTCGCACTCGCCCACACCCGTGGCTACGGGGCGCTGTGGATGTCCGTCCTCGCCCTCGGCCTCGCCGTGGCGCTCGGCTTCGCGCTGCTGCCTCGGCTGGCGGGCTTCGGAGCCGGGTCCGGCTCCGGAGCCACTCCCCGCACACCTACCGACACCACCACTCTGACACCGAAAACCAGGTGA
- a CDS encoding IS701 family transposase yields MAAATIPAVRPPRTRAGSPVNRPAFDAFVAEVFEGLPRADQRRWAHVYTRGLLVTPGRKTVRRLAASVSDSATAAQALHQFVNASPWSWEPVRARLADWVVRRSRPRALVIGVAVLPKRGDRSCGVHRRFVPQGGRTVNCQVGIGAFLATDDVTAPVGWRLFLPGPWSEDRELRGRARVPEGAPGTRGPADAQVLDLVDGAGRNVTDRAADGLPVVADLAGFADTTALVGGLVARRRRFVVSVPGDLVVLPDRAGPGTSGSRAGSGPVRARDLLAAHLARPPLRPPTAAAVVTGGATGVVRLPGIPVPLRLIGGRGPDGSGGGRIWLTDLVDRPPREVWATAGLSTRAADTMELLADDFGLRAFEGRSYPGWHHHMTLVSAAFAYGALGSTAPPAAPARSPHGPRAGRPPRGARSTAGPARGPAGPARGSAGSSPEASSRAPSAPTRSATAPSRTLPTPTRTECS; encoded by the coding sequence ATGGCGGCGGCCACCATTCCCGCCGTACGGCCTCCGCGCACCCGGGCGGGATCCCCCGTGAACCGCCCGGCTTTCGACGCCTTCGTCGCGGAGGTCTTCGAAGGGCTGCCCCGCGCGGACCAGCGCAGGTGGGCCCATGTGTACACACGTGGCCTGCTGGTGACGCCGGGTCGCAAGACCGTGCGGAGGCTCGCGGCCTCCGTGTCGGACTCGGCCACGGCCGCCCAGGCCCTGCACCAGTTCGTCAACGCCAGCCCCTGGAGCTGGGAGCCGGTCCGTGCCCGTCTGGCCGACTGGGTCGTACGGCGCTCCCGGCCCCGCGCCCTGGTCATCGGCGTGGCGGTGCTGCCCAAGCGGGGAGACCGCTCCTGCGGAGTGCACCGCCGCTTCGTCCCGCAGGGCGGACGCACCGTCAACTGCCAGGTCGGCATCGGCGCGTTCCTCGCCACCGACGACGTGACGGCACCCGTCGGCTGGCGGCTGTTCCTTCCCGGCCCGTGGTCCGAGGACCGGGAACTGCGCGGCCGGGCCCGCGTCCCCGAGGGTGCTCCCGGCACCCGGGGCCCCGCCGACGCCCAGGTACTGGATCTGGTCGACGGGGCCGGCCGGAACGTGACGGACCGGGCGGCGGACGGTCTGCCCGTCGTCGCCGACCTCGCCGGCTTCGCGGACACCACCGCGCTGGTCGGCGGGCTGGTCGCCAGGCGGCGGCGGTTCGTCGTGTCGGTGCCGGGTGACCTCGTCGTCCTTCCGGACCGTGCCGGCCCCGGCACCTCCGGCTCCCGGGCCGGCTCCGGGCCCGTACGCGCGCGGGACCTCCTGGCGGCGCACCTGGCCCGGCCCCCGCTGCGGCCGCCGACGGCGGCGGCCGTGGTGACCGGAGGGGCGACGGGGGTGGTCCGCCTCCCCGGCATCCCCGTCCCCCTCCGGCTGATCGGCGGGCGCGGGCCGGACGGGTCCGGTGGCGGCCGGATCTGGCTCACCGACCTCGTGGACCGGCCGCCCCGCGAGGTGTGGGCGACGGCCGGGCTGTCCACGCGCGCCGCCGACACGATGGAGCTCCTGGCCGACGACTTCGGTCTGCGTGCCTTCGAGGGGCGGTCGTACCCCGGCTGGCACCACCACATGACGCTGGTCTCCGCCGCCTTCGCCTACGGCGCACTCGGCTCCACCGCACCGCCGGCCGCCCCCGCCCGGTCCCCTCACGGACCGCGGGCCGGACGGCCACCGCGCGGGGCGCGGAGCACTGCGGGTCCCGCACGCGGTCCGGCGGGTCCGGCCCGGGGATCGGCGGGTTCGTCTCCGGAGGCGTCGTCGCGGGCCCCGTCGGCTCCGACGCGGTCCGCTACGGCACCGTCGCGGACCCTCCCGACCCCGACACGAACGGAATGCTCCTGA